Proteins found in one Gordonia sp. PDNC005 genomic segment:
- a CDS encoding thymidine phosphorylase: MDPIGVIATKRDGRELSTVQIKEMIDAFTAGDVAPEQMSSLLMAIVLNGMGRREVADWTAAMIESGVRLDLGDLPTVDKHSTGGVGDKITLPLTPLVASYGLVVPQLSGRGLGHTGGTLDKLESIPGWRAELSVSEMTAQLRDVGAVVCAATADLAPADRKLYALRDVTGTVASIPLIASSIMSKKIAEGTRALVLDVKSGSGAFLPSVDDARELARAMVELGADAGVDTRALLTDMSTPLGRAAGNAVEVAESVEVLAGGGPSDVVELTLALAREMLDAGGLGDVDPAENLINGRAMDKWRTMITAQGGDPDAPLPAPRHVHEVRSERDGVLVSLDALAVGHAAWRLGAGRSRPGESVSYAAGVRWHAGLGERVRAGQTLFTLHADDASRFDAALDCLAEAAVIGDAGPSGRPLVLDRIVAGRA, translated from the coding sequence ATGGACCCGATCGGCGTCATCGCGACCAAACGCGACGGCCGGGAGCTCTCGACCGTCCAGATCAAGGAGATGATCGACGCCTTCACCGCGGGCGACGTCGCACCCGAGCAGATGTCCTCGTTGCTGATGGCGATCGTACTCAACGGCATGGGCCGACGGGAGGTCGCGGACTGGACGGCCGCGATGATCGAGTCGGGCGTCCGTCTCGACCTGGGCGACCTCCCGACGGTGGACAAGCATTCGACCGGCGGAGTGGGGGACAAGATCACGCTGCCGCTGACGCCCCTGGTCGCGTCGTACGGGCTCGTGGTTCCGCAGTTGTCGGGACGAGGTCTCGGCCACACCGGTGGGACGCTCGACAAACTCGAATCGATCCCGGGTTGGCGGGCGGAGTTGAGCGTGAGCGAGATGACGGCGCAACTTCGCGACGTCGGAGCGGTGGTCTGCGCGGCCACCGCCGACCTCGCTCCTGCGGATCGCAAACTGTACGCGCTGCGCGACGTGACCGGGACTGTCGCGTCGATCCCGCTGATCGCGAGCAGCATCATGAGCAAGAAGATCGCCGAAGGCACCCGCGCCCTGGTGTTGGACGTGAAATCGGGATCGGGTGCGTTTCTGCCCTCCGTCGACGACGCGCGCGAACTGGCGCGGGCCATGGTCGAACTCGGCGCCGACGCCGGTGTCGACACGCGAGCGCTGCTCACCGACATGTCGACACCGCTCGGTCGTGCGGCCGGCAACGCCGTCGAAGTGGCCGAGTCGGTTGAAGTGCTGGCCGGGGGCGGACCGTCAGACGTCGTGGAATTGACGCTCGCCCTTGCGCGGGAGATGCTCGACGCAGGCGGGCTCGGCGACGTGGACCCGGCGGAGAACCTGATCAACGGCCGTGCGATGGACAAGTGGCGGACGATGATCACCGCACAGGGAGGTGATCCCGATGCGCCGCTGCCGGCTCCGCGGCACGTGCACGAAGTCCGCTCGGAGAGAGACGGTGTGCTCGTGTCGTTGGACGCCCTAGCCGTCGGTCACGCCGCATGGCGTCTCGGAGCGGGACGCTCCCGTCCGGGGGAGTCGGTGTCGTATGCGGCGGGTGTCCGGTGGCACGCGGGCCTCGGTGAGCGAGTGAGGGCGGGCCAGACGTTGTTCACGCTGCACGCCGACGATGCATCCAGGTTCGACGCCGCTCTCGACTGCCTCGCCGAGGCCGCGGTGATCGGGGACGCCGGGCCCTCCGGCCGCCCGCTGGTGCTCGACAGGATTGTCGCCGGTCGAGCCTGA
- a CDS encoding primosomal protein has protein sequence MAGDIVPIELGLTEGNLFTLWAPRWREGDDEWEAFLGLDEDLYALDSVAELAAFVRGDDDNDLADHPAWETIKQLQADELVPDDRHSYDLVGVPELAAEDPRAEVVAELEDALEIVRIIGEVCELTPITKVFTGNPILGAVTVGTDNFAGRDGVDLWVRIGRIIAKNWDDVLDALDEVISRPKVDAGAVEEAEEELAAAASAEDEDEPEDEDGIDAIDDEDDDEETEDEDDDDLVDEDDFWAAVGIDPIRIYTDEGEFLTLRCYLGDDPLFLGSKGKIFGFGSERALTRFLADGKGHDLAKLSTFADVRSAAETSEIEYQVLPENVYSLQGIDEDILDGPRRVDSKQLDLAVELLTDAADYAGIDTVGEELASTTPLGWFVDYAINPDPKRLAPSGPFDNEAEVWRALVVDFEDRLTKRG, from the coding sequence ATGGCCGGAGACATTGTCCCCATCGAACTCGGACTCACCGAAGGCAACCTGTTCACACTATGGGCCCCGCGCTGGCGCGAGGGCGACGACGAGTGGGAGGCGTTCCTCGGTCTCGACGAGGATCTGTACGCTCTCGACTCGGTTGCCGAGCTCGCCGCCTTCGTGCGCGGTGACGACGACAACGACCTCGCGGACCATCCCGCGTGGGAGACGATCAAGCAGCTCCAGGCCGACGAACTGGTACCAGACGACCGTCACTCCTACGACCTCGTGGGCGTGCCGGAACTCGCAGCGGAGGACCCGCGCGCAGAGGTTGTCGCCGAACTCGAGGATGCGCTCGAGATCGTGCGGATCATCGGTGAAGTGTGTGAGCTGACCCCGATCACGAAGGTCTTCACCGGCAACCCGATCCTCGGCGCCGTCACCGTCGGCACCGACAACTTCGCGGGCCGCGACGGCGTGGATCTGTGGGTCCGCATCGGCCGCATCATCGCCAAGAATTGGGACGACGTCCTCGATGCTCTCGACGAGGTCATCTCGCGCCCCAAGGTGGACGCCGGCGCCGTTGAAGAAGCCGAAGAAGAGCTCGCCGCAGCCGCATCGGCCGAAGACGAGGACGAGCCCGAAGACGAAGACGGCATCGACGCGATCGATGACGAGGACGATGACGAAGAGACCGAAGACGAAGACGACGACGATCTCGTCGACGAGGACGACTTCTGGGCGGCCGTCGGCATCGACCCGATCCGCATCTACACCGACGAGGGCGAGTTCCTGACTCTGCGCTGCTACCTCGGCGACGATCCGCTGTTCCTCGGTTCGAAGGGCAAGATCTTCGGTTTCGGCTCAGAGCGTGCCCTGACCCGCTTCCTCGCCGACGGCAAGGGTCACGACCTGGCGAAGCTCTCCACGTTCGCGGACGTCCGGAGCGCTGCCGAGACCTCGGAGATCGAGTACCAGGTGCTCCCGGAGAACGTGTACTCGCTGCAGGGCATCGACGAGGACATCCTCGACGGTCCTCGCCGGGTGGACTCCAAGCAGCTCGATCTCGCGGTTGAACTCCTCACCGACGCCGCCGACTACGCGGGCATCGACACCGTGGGTGAAGAGCTCGCGTCGACGACGCCACTCGGCTGGTTCGTCGACTACGCGATCAACCCCGACCCCAAGCGGCTCGCGCCGTCGGGCCCGTTCGACAACGAAGCCGAAGTGTGGCGTGCCCTCGTCGTCGACTTCGAGGACCGTCTCACCAAGCGCGGCTAG
- a CDS encoding cytidine deaminase: protein MVTQIEFDVLRRTATTAMTRAYAPYSQFPVGAAGITVTGEIISSVNVENVSYGLGVCAEVALVSVGVSRGVLGPAGSALSAVAVVDAHGVPLTPCGRCRQVLLEFGGPSLLVDGVDGPRSLGELLPDAFGPSHLDAVRGR, encoded by the coding sequence TGTACTCCGCAGAACAGCAACTACAGCGATGACCAGGGCATATGCTCCGTACTCGCAGTTTCCAGTCGGGGCAGCCGGTATCACTGTCACCGGTGAGATCATCAGTTCAGTCAATGTGGAGAATGTCTCATACGGCCTCGGTGTCTGCGCCGAGGTGGCATTGGTCTCAGTCGGCGTTTCGCGGGGTGTTCTCGGGCCCGCCGGAAGCGCTTTGTCGGCCGTCGCCGTCGTCGATGCGCACGGGGTGCCGCTGACGCCGTGCGGTCGATGCAGGCAGGTACTCCTGGAGTTCGGCGGTCCGTCGCTCCTCGTCGACGGCGTCGACGGTCCACGGTCTCTCGGGGAGCTCTTGCCGGACGCGTTCGGCCCGTCGCACCTCGATGCGGTGCGGGGGCGTTGA
- a CDS encoding glycerophosphodiester phosphodiesterase — protein sequence MKRRLTAAAAAAFVVLGAVAAGPVHAADSKPSIDLQSHRGGRGEHTEESLYGFAKSLELGVSTLELDVVLTKDTVPLVWHDPSIQADKCVDTVPAWPGDKQFPYVGKDVHDLTYRQIQTLVCDKKLTGFPSAKRVLGNRIATLPQVFDLASRYRGNKVRFNIETKIEAEERSRSAKPAVFVSAILREVRRAHLVRRVEIQSFDWRSLPLVRAQEPSIPLVALYDETTWKPGSQWLGSVPYGPDIVAAVAAAGYDVLSPAFKLVDPGLIARAHAAGIRVIPWTVNEVSDIRKQLSYGVDGIITDYPTRLRGVLGDEGYRLPKPAVRR from the coding sequence ATGAAACGTCGTCTCACCGCGGCCGCAGCGGCCGCCTTCGTGGTTCTCGGCGCTGTCGCCGCCGGACCTGTCCACGCCGCCGATTCCAAGCCCTCGATAGATCTGCAGTCTCACCGTGGCGGACGCGGCGAACACACCGAGGAGTCGCTGTACGGTTTCGCGAAGTCACTGGAACTGGGCGTGAGCACTCTCGAACTCGACGTCGTGCTGACGAAGGACACCGTTCCGCTCGTATGGCACGACCCGTCGATCCAGGCCGACAAGTGCGTCGACACAGTTCCCGCGTGGCCGGGCGACAAGCAGTTCCCCTACGTGGGCAAGGACGTCCACGACCTGACCTACCGTCAGATCCAGACGCTCGTCTGCGACAAGAAGCTCACGGGCTTCCCCTCCGCGAAGCGAGTGCTCGGCAACCGGATCGCGACGCTGCCGCAGGTGTTCGACCTCGCCTCTCGCTACCGCGGGAACAAGGTCCGGTTCAACATCGAGACCAAGATCGAGGCGGAGGAGCGGTCACGCAGCGCGAAGCCCGCCGTTTTCGTGTCCGCGATTCTCCGCGAGGTCCGTCGCGCGCACCTGGTCCGTCGAGTCGAGATCCAGAGCTTCGACTGGCGGAGCCTGCCGCTGGTCCGCGCGCAGGAGCCCTCGATCCCGCTGGTCGCCCTGTATGACGAGACGACATGGAAGCCGGGATCGCAGTGGCTCGGCTCTGTGCCGTACGGCCCGGACATCGTCGCCGCCGTCGCTGCCGCCGGGTACGACGTCCTGTCCCCCGCGTTCAAGCTGGTCGACCCGGGCCTGATCGCCAGGGCGCACGCCGCTGGGATCCGCGTGATCCCCTGGACGGTCAACGAGGTCTCCGACATCCGCAAGCAACTCTCCTACGGCGTCGACGGCATCATCACCGACTATCCGACGCGCTTGCGCGGAGTCCTCGGCGACGAGGGATACCGGCTGCCGAAGCCAGCCGTGCGGCGCTGA
- a CDS encoding adenosine deaminase yields the protein MITEEQCRAVPKVLLHDHLDGGLRPVTVLELAHESGYGALPADDADSLATWFATAANSGSLETYLETFAHTVGVMQTASALTRVARECVEDLSTDGVVYAEVRFAPELHVEKGLSLDDVMEAVLAGLAEGSDEAGAQGRPIVVRCLVTAMRHAARSREIAELAVTYRDRGVAGFDIAGAEAGFPPSRHLDAFEYLRGECAHFTIHAGEAFGLPSIHEAIAFCGAERLGHGVRVMDDVTLPGGGVSPGRPVDGAVLGKVAHYVRDKRIPLELCPSSNVQTGAVASLADHPFDVLARLRFRVTVNTDNRLMSDTSMSREFMLLHRQFGYDWADFERFTVNAMKSAFLPFDERIALIDGVIKPGFARMKSQ from the coding sequence ATGATCACCGAGGAACAGTGCCGCGCGGTGCCGAAGGTCCTTCTGCACGATCACCTCGACGGCGGTCTCCGCCCGGTGACGGTCCTGGAACTCGCCCACGAGAGCGGGTACGGAGCTCTTCCCGCGGACGACGCGGACTCACTGGCGACCTGGTTCGCAACAGCTGCGAACAGCGGGTCACTGGAGACCTACCTGGAGACGTTTGCGCACACCGTCGGCGTGATGCAGACGGCCTCGGCGTTGACTCGTGTCGCGCGGGAGTGTGTGGAAGACCTGTCGACGGACGGCGTGGTCTACGCCGAGGTCCGGTTCGCACCCGAACTCCACGTGGAGAAGGGCCTGAGCCTGGACGACGTGATGGAAGCCGTGCTCGCGGGGCTCGCCGAGGGCTCGGACGAGGCCGGCGCTCAGGGACGGCCGATCGTCGTGAGGTGTCTGGTGACCGCGATGCGGCACGCGGCGCGATCACGCGAGATCGCCGAACTGGCTGTGACCTACCGCGACCGAGGCGTCGCCGGGTTCGACATCGCGGGCGCAGAGGCCGGATTCCCGCCGAGTCGCCACCTGGACGCCTTCGAGTACCTGCGCGGCGAATGCGCGCACTTCACGATCCACGCCGGTGAGGCGTTCGGGCTGCCGTCGATCCACGAGGCGATCGCGTTCTGCGGTGCCGAGCGCCTCGGGCACGGGGTGCGCGTGATGGACGACGTCACACTGCCGGGCGGGGGAGTGTCACCCGGTCGGCCGGTTGACGGCGCCGTGCTCGGCAAAGTCGCGCACTACGTCCGCGACAAGCGGATCCCACTCGAACTGTGCCCGAGCAGCAATGTGCAGACCGGCGCCGTCGCGTCCCTCGCCGACCACCCGTTCGACGTGCTGGCCCGACTCCGGTTCCGCGTGACCGTGAACACCGACAACCGGCTGATGAGCGACACGTCGATGAGCCGAGAGTTCATGCTCCTGCACCGCCAGTTCGGCTACGACTGGGCCGACTTCGAACGCTTCACTGTCAACGCCATGAAGTCGGCCTTCCTGCCGTTCGACGAGCGTATCGCTCTCATCGACGGCGTCATCAAGCCGGGCTTCGCGAGAATGAAGTCGCAGTAG